A region of Sulfurovum sp. DNA encodes the following proteins:
- a CDS encoding TonB-dependent receptor yields MVKKYTIAFLLICVTSLFANEVQMQTIDVNASIDTEVVENIHGEDVKSADLAEALFKQSPSISIVRRSGIANDIIVRGQKKDNINITIDGVKLYGACPNRMDPPISHVLTNNIDYIKINEGPYNVEDSGVLSADVKIHTLKPKKEFHGDTNIGLGGWGYQKEAALLTGGTDRVRFLISGSVEASKQYKDGNGNDFAEQIQREIDARRVISSVQYQNKYKNLSTYNKKTLMTKLFWDIANNQELRLSHTQNRSDDVLYPSSKMDALYDNSDIYNIEYKAKGLGPYSKELYFQLYRSSVEHPMSTKYRKMAIIKGEITHKLNTQVDGIKLKHTLEVGKHTITVGANHTLRNWDGGYYKNGNPFPSGKFHSIWDTNTKNIGLFVSDTINLNKLILDFGLRYDDTLVTSENLYQQHNNYNEVNGYINGTYHIDDTLKVFAGLGKSSRVPDAKELYWYGSKGNEIGTPTLNNVVNYEFDLAVEKQWDSSIMKLKAFYSKLNNFIAYNDNSLNGMNLPYHAYENTDAVIYGFELSGTHVASETLYVDYGLAYQRGKKKNPLFGQSGTNMPEISPLKFNATTHYDWDDTFSFETELIVSAPWNKYDEENGEQKLLSYSIINIKAIKILTNFELTIGIDNILDTTYAVSNTYKDMILLPTVAPNNTIMLMNEPGRYIYTNLKIPILGLFP; encoded by the coding sequence GTGGTCAAAAAATATACTATAGCATTTTTATTGATTTGTGTTACATCGCTATTTGCCAATGAAGTACAAATGCAAACAATTGATGTAAATGCAAGCATTGATACAGAAGTGGTTGAAAATATCCATGGAGAAGATGTTAAATCTGCTGACCTTGCAGAAGCACTCTTTAAGCAGTCACCAAGTATTTCCATTGTCAGACGTTCAGGTATTGCCAATGATATTATTGTTAGAGGGCAAAAGAAGGATAATATTAATATTACCATAGATGGTGTCAAATTATATGGTGCTTGTCCTAACCGTATGGATCCACCAATATCACATGTGCTTACAAATAATATTGATTATATTAAGATTAATGAAGGACCCTACAATGTAGAGGATTCTGGAGTACTCTCTGCAGATGTGAAGATTCATACCCTTAAGCCTAAAAAAGAGTTTCATGGTGATACCAATATTGGTCTTGGAGGTTGGGGGTACCAGAAGGAAGCAGCCTTGCTAACAGGGGGAACCGATAGGGTACGTTTTCTTATTAGTGGCTCTGTAGAAGCAAGCAAACAGTATAAGGATGGCAATGGCAATGATTTTGCTGAACAGATACAAAGAGAGATTGATGCCAGAAGGGTCATATCATCAGTGCAGTATCAGAATAAATACAAAAACCTCAGTACTTACAATAAAAAGACTCTGATGACAAAACTTTTTTGGGATATTGCAAATAATCAGGAGTTAAGACTTTCCCATACTCAGAATAGAAGTGATGATGTACTTTACCCCTCATCAAAAATGGATGCCCTTTACGATAATTCTGATATTTACAATATTGAGTACAAGGCCAAAGGTCTTGGTCCATACTCCAAAGAGCTCTATTTTCAGCTTTATCGTTCTAGTGTTGAGCATCCCATGTCAACCAAGTATCGTAAAATGGCAATCATAAAGGGAGAGATAACCCATAAGTTAAATACCCAAGTAGATGGTATAAAGTTAAAACATACACTTGAAGTTGGTAAACATACAATTACTGTAGGTGCTAACCATACATTGCGTAATTGGGATGGAGGATACTATAAGAATGGTAACCCGTTTCCTTCTGGAAAATTCCACAGTATTTGGGATACTAATACCAAGAATATTGGTCTATTTGTTTCAGATACGATAAACCTTAATAAACTTATTTTAGATTTTGGCTTGAGATATGATGATACATTAGTTACGTCAGAAAATCTATATCAACAACATAATAACTATAATGAGGTAAATGGATATATTAATGGTACCTATCATATTGATGATACACTTAAAGTATTTGCTGGGCTTGGTAAATCTTCCAGAGTTCCTGATGCCAAAGAGCTCTACTGGTATGGAAGTAAAGGAAATGAGATTGGTACGCCAACCCTTAATAATGTAGTCAATTATGAGTTTGACTTGGCAGTTGAAAAGCAGTGGGATAGCAGTATTATGAAACTCAAGGCTTTCTACTCTAAGCTTAATAATTTTATTGCCTATAATGATAATAGTCTCAATGGAATGAACTTACCTTATCATGCTTATGAAAATACTGATGCGGTTATTTATGGTTTTGAATTAAGTGGTACCCATGTAGCTTCTGAGACCCTCTACGTTGACTATGGATTAGCATATCAAAGAGGAAAGAAAAAGAATCCTCTTTTTGGACAAAGTGGTACCAATATGCCAGAGATTTCACCACTAAAATTTAATGCAACAACCCATTATGATTGGGATGATACCTTTAGTTTTGAAACAGAGCTTATTGTGTCTGCACCATGGAATAAGTATGATGAAGAGAATGGGGAGCAGAAGTTGCTAAGCTATAGTATTATCAACATTAAAGCTATTAAAATACTTACAAACTTTGAATTGACAATTGGTATAGATAATATATTGGACACAACCTATGCTGTATCCAATACCTATAAAGATATGATATTACTTCCAACGGTTGCACCAAATAATACGATTATGTTAATGAATGAGCCAGGACGTTATATCTACACCAATTTAAAAATTCCCATTTTAGGTCTTTTTCCATAG
- the acpP gene encoding acyl carrier protein, whose product MALFDDVKEVVVEQLNVSPDEVKEESKFVEDLGADSLDVVELVMALEEKFDIEIPDDQAEAIATVSDAIKFIENTKA is encoded by the coding sequence ATGGCATTATTTGATGATGTGAAAGAAGTAGTTGTTGAACAACTAAATGTGAGCCCAGATGAGGTAAAAGAAGAGTCTAAATTTGTAGAGGATCTTGGGGCTGACAGTCTTGATGTCGTTGAATTGGTAATGGCACTTGAAGAGAAGTTTGATATTGAGATTCCTGATGATCAAGCAGAGGCAATTGCAACAGTTTCAGATGCTATTAAATTTATTGAGAATACTAAGGCATAA
- a CDS encoding beta-ketoacyl-ACP synthase II has translation MKRVVVTGLGMINSLGLEKESAFSAIVEGKCGIKLIESFDTEKHTVKIAGEITNFDPATVMDAKEIKKADRFIQLGLVAAKEAIIDAKLPDNVDRERFGVASASGIGGLINIEKNSVIAETRGPRRISPFFIPSSLVNMLGGFISIYENLKGPNLSSVTACAAGTHAIGEAAKSIMVGTADKMLVVGAEATICSAGIGGFAAMKALSTQNDSPQSASRPFDKDRDGFVMGEGAAALVLETYEDAVARGAYIYGEIIGFGESGDANHITTPTMDGPLRAMKMAYKMAGNPKVDYVNAHGTSTAINDKNESAALKELFGSKENCPPVSSIKGQIGHCLGAAGTTEAVVSLMAIRDSVLPPTINYTTPDESCDLDYIPNQARKADVNVVMSNSFGFGGTNGVVIFKKV, from the coding sequence GTGAAAAGAGTAGTGGTAACAGGCTTGGGAATGATCAACTCTTTGGGGTTGGAGAAAGAGAGTGCATTTTCTGCTATTGTGGAGGGAAAATGTGGGATTAAGTTGATTGAATCATTTGATACAGAAAAACATACTGTGAAAATTGCAGGTGAAATTACTAACTTTGATCCAGCAACTGTGATGGATGCTAAGGAGATTAAGAAGGCTGATAGGTTTATTCAACTTGGTCTAGTTGCTGCTAAAGAAGCAATAATAGATGCAAAATTACCCGATAATGTAGATCGTGAACGTTTTGGTGTTGCTTCGGCTTCTGGGATTGGGGGATTGATTAATATTGAAAAGAACTCTGTCATTGCAGAGACTAGAGGACCAAGAAGAATCTCCCCATTCTTTATTCCTTCTTCATTGGTCAATATGCTTGGTGGATTTATATCTATCTATGAAAATCTCAAAGGACCAAACCTCTCTTCTGTAACTGCATGTGCCGCAGGAACACATGCTATTGGAGAAGCAGCAAAGTCTATTATGGTTGGAACAGCGGACAAGATGCTTGTTGTCGGTGCTGAAGCAACAATTTGTTCTGCGGGTATTGGTGGATTTGCTGCAATGAAAGCACTCTCTACACAAAACGATAGTCCTCAGTCTGCTTCTAGACCATTTGATAAGGATCGTGATGGATTTGTTATGGGCGAAGGGGCAGCAGCACTTGTACTAGAGACTTATGAGGATGCTGTAGCTCGTGGTGCATATATTTACGGTGAGATTATTGGTTTTGGGGAGAGTGGTGATGCCAACCATATTACAACACCAACAATGGATGGACCACTTCGTGCAATGAAGATGGCATACAAGATGGCCGGAAACCCAAAAGTTGATTATGTTAATGCGCATGGTACTTCTACAGCAATTAATGATAAGAATGAATCAGCGGCACTCAAAGAGCTTTTTGGCAGCAAAGAAAACTGTCCTCCTGTTAGTTCAATTAAAGGCCAGATAGGGCATTGTCTTGGTGCGGCCGGTACTACTGAAGCAGTTGTTTCTCTCATGGCAATTAGAGATAGTGTGCTACCACCGACTATCAATTATACTACACCAGATGAGAGTTGTGATCTTGACTACATACCAAATCAAGCACGCAAAGCTGATGTTAATGTTGTTATGAGTAACTCTTTTGGATTTGGCGGTACCAATGGTG